From the genome of Phyllostomus discolor isolate MPI-MPIP mPhyDis1 chromosome 12, mPhyDis1.pri.v3, whole genome shotgun sequence, one region includes:
- the MAP3K10 gene encoding mitogen-activated protein kinase kinase kinase 10 isoform X1: MEEEEGGAAAKEWGTTPAGPVWTAVFDYEAAGDEELTLRRGDRVQVLSQDCAVSGDEGWWTGQLPSGRVGVFPSNYVAPAAPAAPASLQLPQEIPFHELQLEEIIGVGGFGKVYRALWRGEEVAVKAARLDPERDPAVTAEQVRQEARLFGALQHPNIIALRGACLSPPHLCLVMEYARGGALSRVLAGRRVPPHVLVNWAVQVARGMNYLHNDAPVPIIHRDLKSINILILEAIENHNLADTVLKITDFGLAREWHKTTKMSAAGTYAWMAPEVIRLSLFSKSSDVWSFGVLLWELLTGEVPYREIDALAVAYGVAMNKLTLPIPSTCPEPFARLLEECWDPDPHGRPDFGSILKQLEVIEQSALFQMPLESFHSLQEDWKLEIQHMFDDLRTKEKELRSREEELLRAAQEQRFQEEQLRRREQELAEREMDIVERELHLLMCQLSQEKPRVRKRKGNFKRSRLLKLREGSSHISLPSGFEHKITVQASPTLDKRKGSDGASPPASPSIIPRLRAIRLTPVDGGGGSSSGSSSGGSGTWGRSGPPKKEELVGGKKKGRTWGPSSTLQKERAGGEERLKALGEGNKQWSSSAPNLGKSPKHTPIAPGFASLNEMGVTGGSLLAPSPQGPPGVECRPSPVAEEFAEADGGSSGAPSPHSTPAYLVVPLPTEPSPGVPGPGTRHGLSARRRCEFALLGCATLLGAVGLGADVAEARAADVEEQRRWLDGLFFPRASRFPRGLSPTARSPGRRDDVCPGLAPSATLVSLSSVSDCNSTRSLLRSDSDEAAPAAPSPQPSPPAPAPTPSTNPLVDLELESFKKDPRQSLTPTHVTATRAVSHGHRRTPSDGALGQRGAPESAAPGPGPRDPLDFPRLPEPQALFPTRRRPPEFPGRPTTLTFAPRPRPAASRPRLDPWKLVSFGRTLSISPPSRPGTPESPGPPSMQPTLLDMDMEGQSQDSTVPLCGAHGSH, from the exons atggaggaggaggaggggggcgcGGCGGCCAAGGAGTGGGGCACGACCCCCGCGGGGCCCGTCTGGACCGCAGTGTTCGACTACGAGGCGGCGGGAGACGAGGAGCTGACCCTGCGGAGGGGCGACCGCGTCCAGGTGCTTTCACAGGACTGTGCGGTATCGGGCGACGAGGGCTGGTGGACCGGGCAGCTACCCAGCGGCCGTGTGGGCGTCTTCCCTAGCAACTACGTGGCCCCAGCTGCACCCGCTGCACCCGCCAGCCTCCAGCTGCCCCAGGAGATTCCCTTCCACGAGCTGCAGCTAGAAGAGATCATCGGTGTAGGGGGCTTTGGCAAGGTCTATCGGGCCCTGTGGCGTGGCGAGGAGGTGGCCGTCAAGGCCGCCCGGCTGGACCCTGAACGGGACCCGGCAGTGACAGCAGAGCAGGTGCGCCAAGAGGCCCGGCTCTTCGGAGCCCTTCAGCACCCCAACATCATTGCCCTCAGGGGCGCCTGCCTCAGCCCCCCACACCTCTGCCTGGTGATGGAGTATGCCAGGGGGGGCGCACTGAGCAGGGTGCTGGCAGGTCGCCGGGTGCCCCCTCATGTGCTGGTCAACTGGGCTGTGCAGGTGGCCCGGGGCATGAACTACCTACACAATGATGCCCCTGTGCCCATCATCCATCGGGACCTCAAGTCCATCAACA TCCTGATTCTGGAGGCCATCGAGAACCACAACCTCGCAGACACGGTGCTCAAGATCACAGACTTTGGCCTCGCCCGCGAGTGGCACAAGACCACCAAAATGAGCGCTGCAGGGACTTACGCCTGGATGGCCCCAGAGGTTATCcgtctctccctcttctccaaaAGCAGTGACGTCTGGAG CTTCGGGGTGCTGCTCTGGGAGTTGCTGACGGGTGAGGTCCCCTACCGTGAAATCGACGCCTTGGCTGTGGCATATGGCGTGGCTATGAACAAGCTGACGCTTCCCATCCCCTCCACGTGCCCTGAGCCCTTTGCCCGCCTGCTAGAGG AATGTTGGGACCCAGACCCCCACGGGCGGCCAGATTTCGGCAGCATCTTGAAGCAGCTTGAAGTCATAGAACAGTCAGCCCTGTTCCAGATGCCGCTGGAGTCCTTCCATTCACTGCAGGAGGACTGGAAGCTGGAGATTCAGCACATGTTCGATGACCTCCGGACCAAAGAGAAG GAGCTCCGGAGCCGTGAGGAGGAGCTGCTAAGGGCAGCTCAGGAGCAGCGTTTCCAGGAGGAGCAGCTGCGGCGGCGGGAGCAGGAGCTGGCTGAGCGCGAGATGGACATCGTGGAGCGGGAGCTGCACCTGCTGATGTGCCAGCTGAGCCAGGAGAAGCCCCGTGTCCGCAAACGCAAGGGCAACTTCAAGCGCAGCCGCCTGCTCAAGCTGCGGGAAGGCAGCAGCCACATCAGCCTGCCCTCCG GCTTCGAGCATAAGATCACAGTCCAGGCCTCTCCAACTCTGGACAAGCGGAAAGGATCCGATGGGGCCAGCCCCCCCGCAAGCCCCAGCATCATCCCCCGGCTGAGGGCCATCCGCT TGACTCCCGTGGATggtggtggcggcagcagcagtggcagcagcagtggTGGCAGTGGGACGTGGGGCCGCAGCGGGCCCCCAAAGAAGGAAGAACTGGTTGGGGGCAAGAAGAAAGGCCGGACGTGGGGGCCCAGCTCCACCCTGCAGAAGGAGCGGGCTGGAGGAGAAGAGAG GCTGAAGGCCCTGGGGGAAGGAAACAAACAGTGGTCATCAAGCGCCCCCAACCTGGGCAAGTCCCCCAAACACACCCCCATTGCCCCAGGCTTCGCCAGCCTCAATGAGATGG GGGTCACTGGGGGCAGCCTCTTGGCACCAAGTCCCCAGGGACCTCCTGGAGTCGAGTGCCGGCCCTCTCCGGTTGCAGAGGAGTTCGCGGAGGCAGACGGAGGCAGCAGCggggccccctctccccacagcaccCCGGCCTACCTCGTGGTGCCACTGCCCACCGAGCCCTCTCCGGGGGTGCCGGGGCCTGGCACCCGGCACGGGCTCAGTGCCCGGCGGCGCTGTGAATTCGCGCTGCTGGGCTGCGCCACGCTGCTGGGCGCCGTGGGCCTGGGCGCTGACGTGGCTGAGGCGCGCGCCGCGGATGTCGAGGAACAGAGGCGCTGGCTGGATGGCCTCTTCTTCCCCCGCGCCAGCCGCTTCCCGCGCGGCCTCAGCCCGACTGCGCGCTCCCCGGGCCGCCGCGACGATGTGTGCCCGGGCCTGGCGCCCTCGGCCACCTTGGTGTCTCTGTCTTCCGTGTCCGACTGCAACTCCACGCGCTCGCTGCTGCGCTCTGACAGCGACGAGGCTGCGCCGGCCGCGCCTTCCCCGCAGCCCTCCCCGCCCGCGCCGGCGCCCACGCCCAGCACAAACCCCCTGGTGGACCTGGAGCTGGAGAGCTTCAAGAAGGACCCCCGCCAGTCGCTGACGCCCACCCACGTCACGGCCACTCGCGCTGTGAGCCACGGGCACCGGCGGACTCCGTCAGATGGGGCGCTGGGGCAGCGGGGGGCACCGGAGTCGGCGGCCCCCGGCCCTG GCCCTCGGGATCCCCTGGACTTCCCCCGCCTGCCTGAACCCCAGGCCCTGTTTCCTACCCGCCGCCGGCCCCCCGAGTTTCCTGGTCGCCCCACCACCCTGACCTTTGCCCCAAGACCCCGGCCGGCTGCCAGCCGCCCCCGCCTGGACCCTTGGAAACTGGTCTCCTTCGGCCGGACACTCAGCATCTCGCCTCCTAGCAGGCCGGGTACTCCGGAGAGCCCTGGGCCCCCCAGCATGCAGCCCACGCTGCTTGACATGGACatggaggggcagagccaggacagCACAGTGCCCCTGTGTGGGGCCCACGGCTCCCACTGA
- the MAP3K10 gene encoding mitogen-activated protein kinase kinase kinase 10 isoform X2 — MEEEEGGAAAKEWGTTPAGPVWTAVFDYEAAGDEELTLRRGDRVQVLSQDCAVSGDEGWWTGQLPSGRVGVFPSNYVAPAAPAAPASLQLPQEIPFHELQLEEIIGVGGFGKVYRALWRGEEVAVKAARLDPERDPAVTAEQVRQEARLFGALQHPNIIALRGACLSPPHLCLVMEYARGGALSRVLAGRRVPPHVLVNWAVQVARGMNYLHNDAPVPIIHRDLKSINILILEAIENHNLADTVLKITDFGLAREWHKTTKMSAAGTYAWMAPEVIRLSLFSKSSDVWSFGVLLWELLTGEVPYREIDALAVAYGVAMNKLTLPIPSTCPEPFARLLEECWDPDPHGRPDFGSILKQLEVIEQSALFQMPLESFHSLQEDWKLEIQHMFDDLRTKEKELRSREEELLRAAQEQRFQEEQLRRREQELAEREMDIVERELHLLMCQLSQEKPRVRKRKGNFKRSRLLKLREGSSHISLPSGFEHKITVQASPTLDKRKGSDGASPPASPSIIPRLRAIRLTPVDGGGGSSSGSSSGGSGTWGRSGPPKKEELVGGKKKGRTWGPSSTLQKERAGGEERLKALGEGNKQWSSSAPNLGKSPKHTPIAPGFASLNEMEEFAEADGGSSGAPSPHSTPAYLVVPLPTEPSPGVPGPGTRHGLSARRRCEFALLGCATLLGAVGLGADVAEARAADVEEQRRWLDGLFFPRASRFPRGLSPTARSPGRRDDVCPGLAPSATLVSLSSVSDCNSTRSLLRSDSDEAAPAAPSPQPSPPAPAPTPSTNPLVDLELESFKKDPRQSLTPTHVTATRAVSHGHRRTPSDGALGQRGAPESAAPGPGPRDPLDFPRLPEPQALFPTRRRPPEFPGRPTTLTFAPRPRPAASRPRLDPWKLVSFGRTLSISPPSRPGTPESPGPPSMQPTLLDMDMEGQSQDSTVPLCGAHGSH, encoded by the exons atggaggaggaggaggggggcgcGGCGGCCAAGGAGTGGGGCACGACCCCCGCGGGGCCCGTCTGGACCGCAGTGTTCGACTACGAGGCGGCGGGAGACGAGGAGCTGACCCTGCGGAGGGGCGACCGCGTCCAGGTGCTTTCACAGGACTGTGCGGTATCGGGCGACGAGGGCTGGTGGACCGGGCAGCTACCCAGCGGCCGTGTGGGCGTCTTCCCTAGCAACTACGTGGCCCCAGCTGCACCCGCTGCACCCGCCAGCCTCCAGCTGCCCCAGGAGATTCCCTTCCACGAGCTGCAGCTAGAAGAGATCATCGGTGTAGGGGGCTTTGGCAAGGTCTATCGGGCCCTGTGGCGTGGCGAGGAGGTGGCCGTCAAGGCCGCCCGGCTGGACCCTGAACGGGACCCGGCAGTGACAGCAGAGCAGGTGCGCCAAGAGGCCCGGCTCTTCGGAGCCCTTCAGCACCCCAACATCATTGCCCTCAGGGGCGCCTGCCTCAGCCCCCCACACCTCTGCCTGGTGATGGAGTATGCCAGGGGGGGCGCACTGAGCAGGGTGCTGGCAGGTCGCCGGGTGCCCCCTCATGTGCTGGTCAACTGGGCTGTGCAGGTGGCCCGGGGCATGAACTACCTACACAATGATGCCCCTGTGCCCATCATCCATCGGGACCTCAAGTCCATCAACA TCCTGATTCTGGAGGCCATCGAGAACCACAACCTCGCAGACACGGTGCTCAAGATCACAGACTTTGGCCTCGCCCGCGAGTGGCACAAGACCACCAAAATGAGCGCTGCAGGGACTTACGCCTGGATGGCCCCAGAGGTTATCcgtctctccctcttctccaaaAGCAGTGACGTCTGGAG CTTCGGGGTGCTGCTCTGGGAGTTGCTGACGGGTGAGGTCCCCTACCGTGAAATCGACGCCTTGGCTGTGGCATATGGCGTGGCTATGAACAAGCTGACGCTTCCCATCCCCTCCACGTGCCCTGAGCCCTTTGCCCGCCTGCTAGAGG AATGTTGGGACCCAGACCCCCACGGGCGGCCAGATTTCGGCAGCATCTTGAAGCAGCTTGAAGTCATAGAACAGTCAGCCCTGTTCCAGATGCCGCTGGAGTCCTTCCATTCACTGCAGGAGGACTGGAAGCTGGAGATTCAGCACATGTTCGATGACCTCCGGACCAAAGAGAAG GAGCTCCGGAGCCGTGAGGAGGAGCTGCTAAGGGCAGCTCAGGAGCAGCGTTTCCAGGAGGAGCAGCTGCGGCGGCGGGAGCAGGAGCTGGCTGAGCGCGAGATGGACATCGTGGAGCGGGAGCTGCACCTGCTGATGTGCCAGCTGAGCCAGGAGAAGCCCCGTGTCCGCAAACGCAAGGGCAACTTCAAGCGCAGCCGCCTGCTCAAGCTGCGGGAAGGCAGCAGCCACATCAGCCTGCCCTCCG GCTTCGAGCATAAGATCACAGTCCAGGCCTCTCCAACTCTGGACAAGCGGAAAGGATCCGATGGGGCCAGCCCCCCCGCAAGCCCCAGCATCATCCCCCGGCTGAGGGCCATCCGCT TGACTCCCGTGGATggtggtggcggcagcagcagtggcagcagcagtggTGGCAGTGGGACGTGGGGCCGCAGCGGGCCCCCAAAGAAGGAAGAACTGGTTGGGGGCAAGAAGAAAGGCCGGACGTGGGGGCCCAGCTCCACCCTGCAGAAGGAGCGGGCTGGAGGAGAAGAGAG GCTGAAGGCCCTGGGGGAAGGAAACAAACAGTGGTCATCAAGCGCCCCCAACCTGGGCAAGTCCCCCAAACACACCCCCATTGCCCCAGGCTTCGCCAGCCTCAATGAGATGG AGGAGTTCGCGGAGGCAGACGGAGGCAGCAGCggggccccctctccccacagcaccCCGGCCTACCTCGTGGTGCCACTGCCCACCGAGCCCTCTCCGGGGGTGCCGGGGCCTGGCACCCGGCACGGGCTCAGTGCCCGGCGGCGCTGTGAATTCGCGCTGCTGGGCTGCGCCACGCTGCTGGGCGCCGTGGGCCTGGGCGCTGACGTGGCTGAGGCGCGCGCCGCGGATGTCGAGGAACAGAGGCGCTGGCTGGATGGCCTCTTCTTCCCCCGCGCCAGCCGCTTCCCGCGCGGCCTCAGCCCGACTGCGCGCTCCCCGGGCCGCCGCGACGATGTGTGCCCGGGCCTGGCGCCCTCGGCCACCTTGGTGTCTCTGTCTTCCGTGTCCGACTGCAACTCCACGCGCTCGCTGCTGCGCTCTGACAGCGACGAGGCTGCGCCGGCCGCGCCTTCCCCGCAGCCCTCCCCGCCCGCGCCGGCGCCCACGCCCAGCACAAACCCCCTGGTGGACCTGGAGCTGGAGAGCTTCAAGAAGGACCCCCGCCAGTCGCTGACGCCCACCCACGTCACGGCCACTCGCGCTGTGAGCCACGGGCACCGGCGGACTCCGTCAGATGGGGCGCTGGGGCAGCGGGGGGCACCGGAGTCGGCGGCCCCCGGCCCTG GCCCTCGGGATCCCCTGGACTTCCCCCGCCTGCCTGAACCCCAGGCCCTGTTTCCTACCCGCCGCCGGCCCCCCGAGTTTCCTGGTCGCCCCACCACCCTGACCTTTGCCCCAAGACCCCGGCCGGCTGCCAGCCGCCCCCGCCTGGACCCTTGGAAACTGGTCTCCTTCGGCCGGACACTCAGCATCTCGCCTCCTAGCAGGCCGGGTACTCCGGAGAGCCCTGGGCCCCCCAGCATGCAGCCCACGCTGCTTGACATGGACatggaggggcagagccaggacagCACAGTGCCCCTGTGTGGGGCCCACGGCTCCCACTGA
- the MAP3K10 gene encoding mitogen-activated protein kinase kinase kinase 10 isoform X3, giving the protein MGPQVQYTWDGKDIRSAHILILEAIENHNLADTVLKITDFGLAREWHKTTKMSAAGTYAWMAPEVIRLSLFSKSSDVWSFGVLLWELLTGEVPYREIDALAVAYGVAMNKLTLPIPSTCPEPFARLLEECWDPDPHGRPDFGSILKQLEVIEQSALFQMPLESFHSLQEDWKLEIQHMFDDLRTKEKELRSREEELLRAAQEQRFQEEQLRRREQELAEREMDIVERELHLLMCQLSQEKPRVRKRKGNFKRSRLLKLREGSSHISLPSGFEHKITVQASPTLDKRKGSDGASPPASPSIIPRLRAIRLTPVDGGGGSSSGSSSGGSGTWGRSGPPKKEELVGGKKKGRTWGPSSTLQKERAGGEERLKALGEGNKQWSSSAPNLGKSPKHTPIAPGFASLNEMGVTGGSLLAPSPQGPPGVECRPSPVAEEFAEADGGSSGAPSPHSTPAYLVVPLPTEPSPGVPGPGTRHGLSARRRCEFALLGCATLLGAVGLGADVAEARAADVEEQRRWLDGLFFPRASRFPRGLSPTARSPGRRDDVCPGLAPSATLVSLSSVSDCNSTRSLLRSDSDEAAPAAPSPQPSPPAPAPTPSTNPLVDLELESFKKDPRQSLTPTHVTATRAVSHGHRRTPSDGALGQRGAPESAAPGPGPRDPLDFPRLPEPQALFPTRRRPPEFPGRPTTLTFAPRPRPAASRPRLDPWKLVSFGRTLSISPPSRPGTPESPGPPSMQPTLLDMDMEGQSQDSTVPLCGAHGSH; this is encoded by the exons ATGGGGCCACAAGTGCAGTATACATGGGATGGCAAGGACATCCGTTCTGCTCACA TCCTGATTCTGGAGGCCATCGAGAACCACAACCTCGCAGACACGGTGCTCAAGATCACAGACTTTGGCCTCGCCCGCGAGTGGCACAAGACCACCAAAATGAGCGCTGCAGGGACTTACGCCTGGATGGCCCCAGAGGTTATCcgtctctccctcttctccaaaAGCAGTGACGTCTGGAG CTTCGGGGTGCTGCTCTGGGAGTTGCTGACGGGTGAGGTCCCCTACCGTGAAATCGACGCCTTGGCTGTGGCATATGGCGTGGCTATGAACAAGCTGACGCTTCCCATCCCCTCCACGTGCCCTGAGCCCTTTGCCCGCCTGCTAGAGG AATGTTGGGACCCAGACCCCCACGGGCGGCCAGATTTCGGCAGCATCTTGAAGCAGCTTGAAGTCATAGAACAGTCAGCCCTGTTCCAGATGCCGCTGGAGTCCTTCCATTCACTGCAGGAGGACTGGAAGCTGGAGATTCAGCACATGTTCGATGACCTCCGGACCAAAGAGAAG GAGCTCCGGAGCCGTGAGGAGGAGCTGCTAAGGGCAGCTCAGGAGCAGCGTTTCCAGGAGGAGCAGCTGCGGCGGCGGGAGCAGGAGCTGGCTGAGCGCGAGATGGACATCGTGGAGCGGGAGCTGCACCTGCTGATGTGCCAGCTGAGCCAGGAGAAGCCCCGTGTCCGCAAACGCAAGGGCAACTTCAAGCGCAGCCGCCTGCTCAAGCTGCGGGAAGGCAGCAGCCACATCAGCCTGCCCTCCG GCTTCGAGCATAAGATCACAGTCCAGGCCTCTCCAACTCTGGACAAGCGGAAAGGATCCGATGGGGCCAGCCCCCCCGCAAGCCCCAGCATCATCCCCCGGCTGAGGGCCATCCGCT TGACTCCCGTGGATggtggtggcggcagcagcagtggcagcagcagtggTGGCAGTGGGACGTGGGGCCGCAGCGGGCCCCCAAAGAAGGAAGAACTGGTTGGGGGCAAGAAGAAAGGCCGGACGTGGGGGCCCAGCTCCACCCTGCAGAAGGAGCGGGCTGGAGGAGAAGAGAG GCTGAAGGCCCTGGGGGAAGGAAACAAACAGTGGTCATCAAGCGCCCCCAACCTGGGCAAGTCCCCCAAACACACCCCCATTGCCCCAGGCTTCGCCAGCCTCAATGAGATGG GGGTCACTGGGGGCAGCCTCTTGGCACCAAGTCCCCAGGGACCTCCTGGAGTCGAGTGCCGGCCCTCTCCGGTTGCAGAGGAGTTCGCGGAGGCAGACGGAGGCAGCAGCggggccccctctccccacagcaccCCGGCCTACCTCGTGGTGCCACTGCCCACCGAGCCCTCTCCGGGGGTGCCGGGGCCTGGCACCCGGCACGGGCTCAGTGCCCGGCGGCGCTGTGAATTCGCGCTGCTGGGCTGCGCCACGCTGCTGGGCGCCGTGGGCCTGGGCGCTGACGTGGCTGAGGCGCGCGCCGCGGATGTCGAGGAACAGAGGCGCTGGCTGGATGGCCTCTTCTTCCCCCGCGCCAGCCGCTTCCCGCGCGGCCTCAGCCCGACTGCGCGCTCCCCGGGCCGCCGCGACGATGTGTGCCCGGGCCTGGCGCCCTCGGCCACCTTGGTGTCTCTGTCTTCCGTGTCCGACTGCAACTCCACGCGCTCGCTGCTGCGCTCTGACAGCGACGAGGCTGCGCCGGCCGCGCCTTCCCCGCAGCCCTCCCCGCCCGCGCCGGCGCCCACGCCCAGCACAAACCCCCTGGTGGACCTGGAGCTGGAGAGCTTCAAGAAGGACCCCCGCCAGTCGCTGACGCCCACCCACGTCACGGCCACTCGCGCTGTGAGCCACGGGCACCGGCGGACTCCGTCAGATGGGGCGCTGGGGCAGCGGGGGGCACCGGAGTCGGCGGCCCCCGGCCCTG GCCCTCGGGATCCCCTGGACTTCCCCCGCCTGCCTGAACCCCAGGCCCTGTTTCCTACCCGCCGCCGGCCCCCCGAGTTTCCTGGTCGCCCCACCACCCTGACCTTTGCCCCAAGACCCCGGCCGGCTGCCAGCCGCCCCCGCCTGGACCCTTGGAAACTGGTCTCCTTCGGCCGGACACTCAGCATCTCGCCTCCTAGCAGGCCGGGTACTCCGGAGAGCCCTGGGCCCCCCAGCATGCAGCCCACGCTGCTTGACATGGACatggaggggcagagccaggacagCACAGTGCCCCTGTGTGGGGCCCACGGCTCCCACTGA
- the TTC9B gene encoding tetratricopeptide repeat protein 9B isoform X2 produces the protein MQRGALSPVLMLSAAPEPPPRPPPALSPPGPGPRHGSARPSPAAEPSAGLGAALDSSLRAAVAFKAEGQRCYREKKFREAIGKYHRALLQLKAAQGARPGGLPAPASGPTTSPGPARLSEEQQRLVENTEVECYDCLTACLLQSELVNYERVREYCLKVLEKQQGNFKATYRAGIAFYHLGDYARALRYLQEARSREPTDVY, from the exons ATGCAGCGCGGCGCGCTGTCCCCGGTGCTGATGCTCAGCGCTGCCCCGGAGCCTCCGCCGCGCCCGCCTCCCGCCCTCTCCCCGCCGGGCCCGGGCCCCCGCCATGGGTCAGCTCGACCCAGTCCTGCCGCAGAGCCGTCCGCTGGCCTGGGCGCGGCGCTGGACAGCAGCCTGCGGGCCGCCGTGGCTTTCAAGGCTGAGGGCCAGCGCTGTTACCGAGAGAAGAAGTTCCGGGAAGCCATCGGCAAGTATCATCGGGCACTGCTGCAACTGAAGGCGGCGCAGGGGGCCCGCCCTGGAGGCCTGCCCGCCCCCGCCTCAGGGCCCACCACCAGCCCGGGGCCAGCCCGCCTCAGCGAGGAGCAGCAGCGACTGGTGGAGAACACGGAGGTGGAATGTTATGACTGTCTCACGG CCTGCCTGCTGCAGTCGGAGCTGGTGAACTATGAGCGGGTGCGCGAGTACTGCCTCAAGGTGCTGGAGAAGCAGCAGGGGAACTTCAAGGCCACCTACCGGGCTGGCATTGCCTTCTACCACCTGGGAGACTATGCACGCGCCTTGCGCTACCTGCAGGAGGCTCGAAGCCGGGAGCCCACAG acgtttactga
- the TTC9B gene encoding tetratricopeptide repeat protein 9B isoform X1, with protein sequence MQRGALSPVLMLSAAPEPPPRPPPALSPPGPGPRHGSARPSPAAEPSAGLGAALDSSLRAAVAFKAEGQRCYREKKFREAIGKYHRALLQLKAAQGARPGGLPAPASGPTTSPGPARLSEEQQRLVENTEVECYDCLTACLLQSELVNYERVREYCLKVLEKQQGNFKATYRAGIAFYHLGDYARALRYLQEARSREPTDTNVLRYIQLTQLKMSRCSLQREDSGARPRNIIG encoded by the exons ATGCAGCGCGGCGCGCTGTCCCCGGTGCTGATGCTCAGCGCTGCCCCGGAGCCTCCGCCGCGCCCGCCTCCCGCCCTCTCCCCGCCGGGCCCGGGCCCCCGCCATGGGTCAGCTCGACCCAGTCCTGCCGCAGAGCCGTCCGCTGGCCTGGGCGCGGCGCTGGACAGCAGCCTGCGGGCCGCCGTGGCTTTCAAGGCTGAGGGCCAGCGCTGTTACCGAGAGAAGAAGTTCCGGGAAGCCATCGGCAAGTATCATCGGGCACTGCTGCAACTGAAGGCGGCGCAGGGGGCCCGCCCTGGAGGCCTGCCCGCCCCCGCCTCAGGGCCCACCACCAGCCCGGGGCCAGCCCGCCTCAGCGAGGAGCAGCAGCGACTGGTGGAGAACACGGAGGTGGAATGTTATGACTGTCTCACGG CCTGCCTGCTGCAGTCGGAGCTGGTGAACTATGAGCGGGTGCGCGAGTACTGCCTCAAGGTGCTGGAGAAGCAGCAGGGGAACTTCAAGGCCACCTACCGGGCTGGCATTGCCTTCTACCACCTGGGAGACTATGCACGCGCCTTGCGCTACCTGCAGGAGGCTCGAAGCCGGGAGCCCACAG ACACCAATGTCCTTCGCTACATCCAGTTGACTCAGCTGAAGATGAGCCGGTGCAGTCTCCAGCGGGAAGACAGTGGGGCCCGGCCTCGGAATATCATTGGCTGA
- the CCNP gene encoding cyclin-P, translating into MLIPAASLDSRPASAPGPDDVPAGKSASPRPLERPPGPCTPPGLEEALSALGLHGEREYAGDIFAEVMVCRVLPQRALPHTVTPEMRALVVDWLVQVHEYLGLAGDTLYLAVHLLDSYLRSGRVRLHRLQLLGMACLFLACKMEECVLPEPASLCLLGAGSFSQLELLRAERRILSRLDFRLHHPGPLLCLELLGALAGSNPQVMLLATYFLELSLLEAEAAGWEPGRCAAAALSLAHSVLHGAGSGSGPELALYSFPTSLPQPLRAGPAGAMHGPRRAPRSRARLCCHLPQVCSASTSGYQPRRRPPAPLPPAPAVLSPETSAKKDPVYYVCLLLQ; encoded by the exons ATGCTG aTTCCGGCAGCCTCCCTCGACTCAAGGCCTGCGAGCGCCCCAGGCCCCGACGACGTTCCCGCGGGCAAGAGCGCCTCCCCAAGACCCCTGGAAAGGCCCCCGGGGCCGTGCACACCGCCGGGGCTGGAGGAGGCGCTGAGCGCTCTGGGGCTGCATGGAGAACGCGAGTACGCTGGGGACATCTTTGCCGAGGTCATG GTGTGCCGCGTGCTGCCCCAAAGGGCCCTGCCCCACACTGTGACCCCGGAGATGCGAGCGCTAGTGGTGGACTGGCTGGTCCAGGTGCAT GAGTACCTGGGTCTGGCAGGGGACACGCTGTACCTGGCTGTGCACCTGCTCGATTCCTACCTGCGGTCAGGCCGGGTGCGCCTCCACCGCCTTCAGTTGCTGGGCATGGCCTGCCTGTTCCTAGCTTGCAAAATGGAAGAGTGTGTGCTGCCCGAG cctgcctccctctgcctcctgggtgCTGGCTCCTTTTCCCAGCTCGAGCTTTTGCGAGCTGAGCGCCGCATTCTGAGCCGCTTGGATTTTCGGCTGCACCACCCAGGTCCACTCCTCTGCCTGGAGCTACTGGGTGCGCTGGCAGGGAGCAACCCCCAG GTGATGCTACTTGCCACCTACTTCCTGGAGCTGTCTCTGCTGGAGGCTGAGGCAGCTGGGTGGGAGCCTGGTCGCTGTGCAGCTGCTGCACTGAGTCTGGCGCACAGTGTGCTCCACGGGGCAGGCTCTGGCTCTGGACCAGAGCTGGCGCTTTACAG tttccccacctccctgccgcAGCCCCTCAGAGCTGGGCCCGCTGGAGCTATGCATGGTCCGCGCCGCGCTCCGAGGTCCCGCGCCAGGTTGTGCTGCCATCTTCCTCAAGTATGCTCGGCCTCAACGTCAGGGTACCAGCCTCGCCGCCGCCCGCCTGCtccgctgcccccagccccggctgTCCTGAGTCCTGAGACCTCAGCAAAAAAAGATCCCGTGTATTATGTCTGTCTCCTACTTcaataa